The nucleotide sequence GCCGTATAGATAGTGGAAAAACGGCACATGCAAGCATACGATGCTCCCGGAAAGGCTCACTATTGGCAACGGAAAGGGCTGAACTGCGCTATTATTTCTGAAGCGCGTCAGTGACGCATACTTATTGCCTTTTCTCACTTCTTCGTTTAAAGAACGAAACAGAACACAAACGCTTACATATGACAGGAAAATATAAGATCAAACCGTCAGTTGCGGATCCTGCTTCTGCCTCAGCCTTTCAAGAACAATATAGGACTCTGAGGCTCGAATTTTGTTAGGAAACCTAGAAGATTGAAGGCGTCGATTAGAGATGAAGCTGCtgctggtggtggtggtggaggaCGACAGGGCGAGGGTATATATAGGGAAAGAGGAGCCCTAGAGTGAGCGGCTGGTCGGGCCGTCTATAGGGTTTTAATGGGCCTTCCGGCCCAGTAATATTCCCTCGTTTTGGGCCTTGTACTGGATTTGGAATTTGGGTTTTGTCCCTTGGGCTACAAGAAATGAAGAATGATAaaggtttattttatttattataataaattataattataaaattattattattaaatgggATAATTGCATAGATTAACTTAGGAACTATTTAAGATTTTGACAACAATTTTAGGAATGGAACAattagaattaatttaaaatatattttgttttcattttactttttttttctcataagtCTTAcactattatatattatctctTTTTTCCCACCCGACCTAGGAAAATGCTACTTGTATAAACAACTGCATTATAGAGAGGATGACCGAATAtgacaaatgataaaaataccctCAACTAATTTACAAATTCGCCACCTCTACCCTTTGGCCGcctgttttcttttttgccaTGGCTATTTCCAACAAGCTCTATCTCACTTCACCTCATCTCCACATTTGTCTTGCCAACCACTAATACATTCTCTCGTTACCCCCCCGCTGCAACGCCTTGTGTGATTGTTGTTGCATCATGCCATCACCCTGTTGTAAGGCCTTGTGTCGATCGATTGAGCTTCATGAAATAAGCTCGATTGGGCTTCATGAAACTTGGACTTCTCATGTTCGTAGCACCTTGATAATCGATGATGAAGTCAAATCTATAGAGTCTGATTTGATCATCAAATCTGTCATCCCGTCGATACATGTAACACAATCCCTCACCTTAAGCCTAAGCTTATTTCATTTGTATTTGCCACACATCCATCAACAATTCTGGCACCCAACAATTCCAACAACCAACAACAGTTGTGACAATTCTAAATAACAAGTTTGAGACTCAAAACGACAAATTCAACGATTATATGTAACTcgtaattttttagataataatcATCTTTCATGATGGGAAGACCAAACTGATCCACATAAGGTCTCTCATTTTTGCAATCATCTTAAACTTTTTAGATGATGAACATCTCTTAATAACCCTTAACTTCTccagttatttatttatgagtttGAGATGATGTATACTGAGTTTAGTCttgaatacaaatttataaaattaaatattattttaaaattttacttttatattctCAATAACTCAAAAGTAAAATTAACAATAtgttcaatttatattttcctcggcataaataaaaatgacataatgaattaatttttttataatatgttatattaatgtcaacgtataatatattaatattattaaaatatatcataattagatattcaaataacatttatggATACCCATTAGGACGCAGTGCTCTTTTGAAAGGTTTGTAACCTTCTATAAACCCTAGGGATTGGACATGGCGGTCCGGGTTGCTCTTCTTCGTCGAGTCAAGCATGGACCAGCCCTAATCACGacgatgattcaattttgaGATTCGACATGGCCTCCGCTACAGCTTCCATCTACAAAACCCTAGCAAAAACGCTCCGCCGTGGCGGCGGCGGCCCCGCCGTCGCTCCATTTCAGGCGAAATGGTCCTTGCCACCAGCTCCTTCATTCTCCAGTTCTGCCGCCTCCACTGCTCCAGAGCCGCCTCCGGcgtcttcctcctcttctcaGCTGCCTCAAGGTCGTCGGATCTTCTTTCGCTCTGCACATATATGTTATATCCCTGTGTCTATGGTTGCgttgataaataaatatgatatctATAGATCTTGAATCTCGTAGGAGATTGAAATTGGTTTTTGTACATGTTTTCTTGTCGGATCTGTATCAGAGACACGGGAAGGGTTTAGATGGTCGAAATTGTTCCTTTTCGTTCCTGGAGCCATAACGTTTGGCCTTGGGACTTGGCAGCTGTTCAGAAGACAAGAAAAGGTTAACCTCCCTTTCTCAGTTGATCTATGTTGGCCTTTTTTTGAAGTGCAAGCAGTACCTTAATGCTACGTTGGAAGTAGGCTTCGTCAAGGGAACAAAAACTGGAGAGGAAAGGTATAGACAAGTACACAGGCAATCAAACTGAAAAATATAACTGGCAAATAGCTACTGTCCCAGCCCAAAAAGGAAAGCAATTATTGGTTATTTAGTTTCGTTTCCCATGCCTTCATGTGCCTTTCCCCTCCACAAATCCTAGTTCCACGCATAGCATGGGGATTGCTTAGTGGGTTTAACTTAGCATCATATCAGTTTTCATTGAAttggatgtgtgtgtgtgtggtttcAGATTGAAATGCTTGAATATAGGCAGAAAAGATTAGGATCAGAACCAATCAGTGGCAACCACTTAGCTCCGTCAAATAACAATTTGGACGCTCTCGAGTTCAGGAGGGTGCTATGTAAAGGACTCTTTGATGAGAAGAAGTCTATTTATGTGGGGCCCCGCTCTAGGAGCATTTCGGGAGTGACAGAAAATGGCTACTATCTCATTACACCTCTTATGCCAATCCCCAGCAGTCCTGAGAGGTAACAATCaaatgtctttattttttattttttttaatttgtgctGTGGCTGGTACTGGTAAGATAGCTAGAATTCTATGTATTATATTGTTTCTTTCTAAGGGACTTGTAAGCAAATGGATGTATGGAAGAGGTTTCAGTTCAAGGCATAACTTTCTAAAGCTTTATCCAGATAATCATAAGCCTTAACCCattaggtggggttggctacacgAATTTAATTGGATACAAGAACTTTAACTGGATAAGAGCCTGACCTGAAAATCATGGTAATTGGAGGACTCATGCAAGggatcaaaatatcattttcatataCTGTTTGCATTAATCACAAACTGAATTGTTCCAAGAAAAGGTAAATAccattgaaaaaatttaaatttttctgaAAACTTAAACTagtatttgtaaaaatatttaatatacttgATGATTGAACATTTGAACTATTGTTTAAACATTGGAGTGGGGCCTGTCAGAGATAAGATAATCAAGATGTGATTAAAATGGTCTGaatatgtgagaagaagacaaatAAATGCACATACAAGATGAGTGGATGAAATGAAAGAAGTTCATAGCAAAAGAAGTAGAGGAAGACAAACATATGCACATCTGAGataatttaatgaattaaaGAAGTTTGTAGtagaagaggtagaggaagaccggTTTCTTTGGTCTTCTTTAATCCAAGTCTTAATCCCATCAGGTGAGATCAATTGCATGAATCTTTTCAACTATCTCTTTCAAAGCAGTAGACAACTGTAAGAATTTTTAttagataatgaattgtgtccAATGCTACTTATTAAGAGCAGAAAAAATACGTGGTTGCATATATCTCTTGATTCACTACACATTCTTCTGAATCACAGTAGAAT is from Diospyros lotus cultivar Yz01 chromosome 2, ASM1463336v1, whole genome shotgun sequence and encodes:
- the LOC127794554 gene encoding surfeit locus protein 1, whose amino-acid sequence is MASATASIYKTLAKTLRRGGGGPAVAPFQAKWSLPPAPSFSSSAASTAPEPPPASSSSSQLPQETREGFRWSKLFLFVPGAITFGLGTWQLFRRQEKIEMLEYRQKRLGSEPISGNHLAPSNNNLDALEFRRVLCKGLFDEKKSIYVGPRSRSISGVTENGYYLITPLMPIPSSPESVQSPILVNRGWVPRSWRDKSREVLQNDELPSTVGPSSVKDHGSSWWRFWSKKPKIIEEQVSPVTPVEIVGVVRGSEKPSIFVPANDPSSSQWFYVDVPAIARACQLPENTIYIEDINENMNPSNRYPVPKDVSTLIHSSVMPQDHLNYTLTWYSLSAAVTFMAFKRLKPKKSRR